In a single window of the Elaeis guineensis isolate ETL-2024a chromosome 4, EG11, whole genome shotgun sequence genome:
- the LOC105043045 gene encoding pentatricopeptide repeat-containing protein At2g46050, mitochondrial isoform X1, with the protein MLKLKLADHPLLSLRGQLRAAQSLSFVAILFDEMPQRHVVNSSKRSLPRFAGYPSEARPIDTSPGSHGAVFRDQLMKKIGISFFSDCKLLETTELNSRTFVHLLGTCIRFNDVLIGRQLHCLITKFGFCSDAFVGSALIDMYSKCGFVREARLVFDDIRIRDLVLWNVMVSCYDLNGRGKEAFEIWDLMRSEGSVGDEFTFSSLLSSCRSLNSFYLGRQVHGLVIRLALDVDIVVGTALVDMYAKCGDVKDARRAFRVMENRNIVSWNTMIVGYGQCGEGKEAVKLLVQMLQGGLKPDELTLASVLSSCADMSAINEAIQIHDYVMKDGFEAFVSIGNALIMAYAKSGCIHNAFQSFCSISKPDLVTWSSMIYSYAFHGLARESIDIFGKMLHEGIRPDGIAFLGVLSACSHAGLVEEGLHYFDSMRKDYQIQPSSEHYTCLLDLLGRAGHINEAYDVLLNIPLEPDANILGAFIGACKVHGNVELAKWAGDMLFNIEPEESVNYMLMSNVYAAVGCWEEVARMRRMMRNCCGNKVPGYSWTEFGGTVHRFVSNDKSHLQALEIYIMLEGLIKFIKEEGNMPYDRNMDVGLRD; encoded by the coding sequence ATGCTGAAACTAAAACTAGCCGACCATCCTCTCCTATCTTTACGGGGCCAACTTCGAGCCGCTCAGTCTCTCAGCTTTGTAGCCATTCTGTTCGATGAAATGCCCCAGAGACATGTAGTAAATTCTTCCAAAAGATCGCTACCAAGATTTGCGGGCTATCCTTCCGAGGCCAGACCTATCGATACCAGTCCTGGAAGTCATGGTGCAGTTTTTCGAGACCAGCTGATGAAAAAGATAGGTATTTCATTCTTCTCTGACTGCAAGCTTTTAGAAACGACCGAGCTTAATAGCAGAACTTTCGTACATCTTCTTGGCACTTGCATCAGATTTAATGATGTCCTGATTGGAAGACAATTGCATTGTCTGATTACAAAGTTTGGATTCTGTTCAGATGCTTTCGTTGGTAGCGCTCTCATTGATATGTACTCAAAATgtggatttgttagagaagctcgTTTGGTGTTTGACGATATTCGTATAAGAGATTTGGTCCTGTGGAATGTGATGGTGTCTTGCTATGATTTGAATGGCCGTGGTAAAGAAGCTTTCGAAATCTGGGATTTGATGCGGTCTGAAGGGTCTGTTGGTGATGAATTTACTTTCAGTAGTTTGCTCAGTTCTTGTAGATCTTTGAATAGTTTTTACTTAGGGAGACAAGTTCATGGTCTTGTTATAAGGTTAGCTCTTGATGTTGATATAGTTGTCGGTACTGCACTCGTTGATATGTATGCGAAATGTGGTGACGTTAAGGACGCTCGACGGGCTTTTAGAGTCATGGAGAATCGGAATATTGTCTCCTGGAACACCATGATTGTGGGTTATGGGCAATGTGGTGAGGGAAAAGAAGCTGTGAAGCTTCTTGTCCAAATGCTTCAAGGAGGCTTGAAACCTGACGAGCTAACACTTGCCAGTGTTCTTAGCTCTTGCGCTGATATGTCAGCAATCAATGAGGCTATCCAGATACATGATTACGTGATGAAAGATGGGTTTGAAGCTTTTGTGTCAATTGGAAATGCTCTTATAATGGCATATGCAAAGAGTGGTTGTATCCATAATGCATTTCAATCTTTTTGTTCAATCTCTAAGCCTGATTTGGTTACATGGTCTTCAATGATATATTCGTATGCCTTTCATGGCCTTGCTAGGGAGTCTATAGATATATTTGGAAAGATGTTGCACGAAGGCATAAGACCAGATGGGATTGCCTTTCTAGGGGTTCTGTCTGCTTGTAGCCATGCTGGACTTGTAGAAGAAGGGCTGCACTATTTTGATTCCATGAGAAAGGACTATCAAATTCAGCCAAGCTCAGAGCATTATACTTGTTTGTTGGATCTACTTGGGAGAGCTGGTCACATAAACGAGGCTTATGATGTTTTGCTTAATATCCCCTTAGAACCTGATGCAAATATTCTTGGAGCTTTCATTGGTGCATGCAAGGTCCATGGAAACGTTGAATTGGCAAAATGGGCTGGGGATATGCTTTTCAACATTGAGCCAGAGGAATCTGTTAATTATATGCTTATGTCTAATGTCTATGCTGCTGTAGGATGTTGGGAGGAGGTAGCAAGGATGAGAAGGATGATGAGGAATTGCTGTGGTAACAAGGTGCCAGGTTATAGTTGGACTGAGTTTGGTGGTACAGTCCATAGATTTGTCTCTAATGATAAGTCGCATCTGCAAGCTCTAGAGATTTATATCATGTTGGAAGGACTCATTAAGTTTATTAAGGAGGAAGGAAATATGCCGTATGATAGAAATATGGATGTCGGACTAAGAGATTAA
- the LOC105043045 gene encoding pentatricopeptide repeat-containing protein At2g46050, mitochondrial isoform X2 — protein sequence MLKLKLADHPLLSLRGQLRAAQSLSFVAILFDEMPQRHVVNSSKRSLPRFAGYPSEARPIDTSPGSHGAVFRDQLMKKIDAFVGSALIDMYSKCGFVREARLVFDDIRIRDLVLWNVMVSCYDLNGRGKEAFEIWDLMRSEGSVGDEFTFSSLLSSCRSLNSFYLGRQVHGLVIRLALDVDIVVGTALVDMYAKCGDVKDARRAFRVMENRNIVSWNTMIVGYGQCGEGKEAVKLLVQMLQGGLKPDELTLASVLSSCADMSAINEAIQIHDYVMKDGFEAFVSIGNALIMAYAKSGCIHNAFQSFCSISKPDLVTWSSMIYSYAFHGLARESIDIFGKMLHEGIRPDGIAFLGVLSACSHAGLVEEGLHYFDSMRKDYQIQPSSEHYTCLLDLLGRAGHINEAYDVLLNIPLEPDANILGAFIGACKVHGNVELAKWAGDMLFNIEPEESVNYMLMSNVYAAVGCWEEVARMRRMMRNCCGNKVPGYSWTEFGGTVHRFVSNDKSHLQALEIYIMLEGLIKFIKEEGNMPYDRNMDVGLRD from the exons ATGCTGAAACTAAAACTAGCCGACCATCCTCTCCTATCTTTACGGGGCCAACTTCGAGCCGCTCAGTCTCTCAGCTTTGTAGCCATTCTGTTCGATGAAATGCCCCAGAGACATGTAGTAAATTCTTCCAAAAGATCGCTACCAAGATTTGCGGGCTATCCTTCCGAGGCCAGACCTATCGATACCAGTCCTGGAAGTCATGGTGCAGTTTTTCGAGACCAGCTGATGAAAAAGATAG ATGCTTTCGTTGGTAGCGCTCTCATTGATATGTACTCAAAATgtggatttgttagagaagctcgTTTGGTGTTTGACGATATTCGTATAAGAGATTTGGTCCTGTGGAATGTGATGGTGTCTTGCTATGATTTGAATGGCCGTGGTAAAGAAGCTTTCGAAATCTGGGATTTGATGCGGTCTGAAGGGTCTGTTGGTGATGAATTTACTTTCAGTAGTTTGCTCAGTTCTTGTAGATCTTTGAATAGTTTTTACTTAGGGAGACAAGTTCATGGTCTTGTTATAAGGTTAGCTCTTGATGTTGATATAGTTGTCGGTACTGCACTCGTTGATATGTATGCGAAATGTGGTGACGTTAAGGACGCTCGACGGGCTTTTAGAGTCATGGAGAATCGGAATATTGTCTCCTGGAACACCATGATTGTGGGTTATGGGCAATGTGGTGAGGGAAAAGAAGCTGTGAAGCTTCTTGTCCAAATGCTTCAAGGAGGCTTGAAACCTGACGAGCTAACACTTGCCAGTGTTCTTAGCTCTTGCGCTGATATGTCAGCAATCAATGAGGCTATCCAGATACATGATTACGTGATGAAAGATGGGTTTGAAGCTTTTGTGTCAATTGGAAATGCTCTTATAATGGCATATGCAAAGAGTGGTTGTATCCATAATGCATTTCAATCTTTTTGTTCAATCTCTAAGCCTGATTTGGTTACATGGTCTTCAATGATATATTCGTATGCCTTTCATGGCCTTGCTAGGGAGTCTATAGATATATTTGGAAAGATGTTGCACGAAGGCATAAGACCAGATGGGATTGCCTTTCTAGGGGTTCTGTCTGCTTGTAGCCATGCTGGACTTGTAGAAGAAGGGCTGCACTATTTTGATTCCATGAGAAAGGACTATCAAATTCAGCCAAGCTCAGAGCATTATACTTGTTTGTTGGATCTACTTGGGAGAGCTGGTCACATAAACGAGGCTTATGATGTTTTGCTTAATATCCCCTTAGAACCTGATGCAAATATTCTTGGAGCTTTCATTGGTGCATGCAAGGTCCATGGAAACGTTGAATTGGCAAAATGGGCTGGGGATATGCTTTTCAACATTGAGCCAGAGGAATCTGTTAATTATATGCTTATGTCTAATGTCTATGCTGCTGTAGGATGTTGGGAGGAGGTAGCAAGGATGAGAAGGATGATGAGGAATTGCTGTGGTAACAAGGTGCCAGGTTATAGTTGGACTGAGTTTGGTGGTACAGTCCATAGATTTGTCTCTAATGATAAGTCGCATCTGCAAGCTCTAGAGATTTATATCATGTTGGAAGGACTCATTAAGTTTATTAAGGAGGAAGGAAATATGCCGTATGATAGAAATATGGATGTCGGACTAAGAGATTAA